In Mustela erminea isolate mMusErm1 chromosome 7, mMusErm1.Pri, whole genome shotgun sequence, the genomic stretch TTTCCAGTGCTGACCATGAACCCAAGTATCCTGTATTTTAAGTTCCATTCAGGCAGCAAGCCCCTGAGACACATTTTCAATTCCAGGCCATGAAGGTGGATGGTGCTGATGTCAGGGTTTCTTCTGCTGAGAGGAAACCCCCTCCTCCCTTGATATTTCCATGGGTTTTTGAAACACTCTACAATAGCTTCAATAACCTCGCCAGCAATTTGTGGAGTGGATCATCAGCTCCAGCTTGAACCTCTCCCAAAGCTCCCTGATTATCCTAATGtaggggcagcagcagcagcagcagcagcagcagcagcaaaaaaTCACCACTGAGCCAAGAGGCCTTGGATCAGGAAGGCTCTTGGAGGGTGTTTTCTCAGCACTTCTGCCTAGAGCTGTCACCTTCCCAACTTAAAgcactatatatgtatatatgtaaatgtatgtatactcacacacacactgcattttCACTCACTTcccaggaaggaggcagaaaagatAAGAATTTCTTTAGCCTGCCTTTGCATTGCTTTCTGTGAGCTTATTTTCCCCTCATATGTTTGCACTTTTAGGGTGTGGGGTCCCTAGAAGAACGGGGTCCTACTTCCTCTGTCCTGCAATGTGGTGTTTCAGTGGAGTCCTAGACTTACAGTAGCCACTTAAAACAtcctgaaatttgtttttttccccccccaaataaaatttGCCATGGAAAACTCCTCAGGGCCTTCATCACACGCACATGTGACTCCTTTGCATAGTTTTGTTTCTGGCACACTGATTTCCATTAATAAAAGAACCCAGCAACGAAATAGTCTTCAGCTCTACCACAAATACCCATTTCCAACAGATTGCTCGTTTCATCtcaaacaccaaaaataaaaagcgACAAATGTCAAAGACCTAGAAAGGTCATCTATTTTATCTCTGCTCATTTTAAAGGACAGTTGCTTTAGAAGATTCTTACATACTGCCCCAACCTTCACACCATCTCTTTTTTGGGAAAGGAAGTTAACGCCCACCCCGAGGGGGCTCCCCTTTTACCAAAGGCTTGTGACTCCAATAAATGGGATGCTTTCCCCATGAGCCTGGGCCACGTGAGTCTGATTattaaacagggaaaaaaaaaaatcctcctaggggcagggaaggggcggTAGGTGAGAAGGACACTAAGTGACAGAGAAGCCAGAAGCTTCATTTCTCACCAAGAAGTGGTATAGGCCCGGGGGTACCTCCATCTGTCAGAGTACCcatatcccagggttctggaactcACTGAGCTTctgagggaagaaatggaagaggcATCTGAGTGATTCCCTGGAGGGCCCATCTCCTCTCAGGGAGTAGCTGCGAGATGTTTTTCCAACTTCCCGACTTCTCTGAACTGCTGCAGAATCCTATTTGTTTCCCTTCTTCAGTTTCTAACTCGACCAAACGTGTTAGTGATACCATGaggaattctgatttttaatctCAGTTCCCCTGCAAGGTGTTCACCCCAAGCGCTGACATACTCCGTGGACGTGGGATTTGCCCACGgccctgcccctaccccaccccgACTTCGGCTCTTACCCGCGGCCCTGTGCGTCGACCGGGTCTCGGCCATCCGGCTGTCCCGCCTGGAGTCCGAGGGCGGCACGACCTTCGCATGCTCGCCGGGACCGGTGTCCGGGGGCTGCAGGGGGCGACTGTGCAGCAGCGGCTTCCTGGGCAGGGGAGGCTTGGCGCTGAGCGGCTCCGAGGGCCGGGCCTTCGCCTTTCCCGGCTCGTGCGGGGACCGTGCCCCTCGAGGGGAGGGGGCCTTCGCGGCCGGACATTTCTCGTCTTTGGGGAGCAAAGCCAACCCCCCTTTTTCTAGCCGGATTTCAGCGCTGTATCTCTTTACCCCTCTGACTTCGACAGAGGACGCCTCCCGGTGCTTGAAGGACAGAGAGGTGGAGCGCAGCTTGACAGGGAAGGGTCCTCTGTTGTCGCCCGAAGGCGGCTCGCGGGCGACCGGGCAGGGGTCTTCAGGGGCATCCCGGGGGGTtcggcccggcccggccgccgTGTCCCCCGAATCCCGAGAGGCGCCGCTGCCGCCTGCCGTCGCGGGTTTCCCGCCGTGGGGCTCCGGGGCCGGCCGCAGGTCGTCGAGCGCCGCCTCGCTCCTCCACACCAGGCTGCTCTTCACAAGCGGCAGGCGGCCGGCCGAGGGGCCCGCGGGGCCGCCGCGCTCCAGCACGCGGGCGCCGCCCGATCGCGGCCACGCGCGGCCCGACGACACCGAGAACTTCACGGCCCGCAGCTCGCTGCCTCCCCGCTCCACCTTCCGCTCCGGCGCCAGTCTCTCGGGACCCCCCTGTGGGGCCTCCGCCCTTTCGGCCCTGGGCTGCTCGGCGGGGGCGGCATCTCCGTCCTGGGGACGCGGAGCGGGCTCCTCCGCGGGCGACTCGCAGGCGGGCGGCGCGCTGGGCCCCGCGCTCACCGCCGGGGCCTTGTGCTTCAAGCAGCTCTTGGGGGCCGGTGGGCTTGGGGCGGGGGCCTCGGGAGATCCCTTCGCTGCTCCCTCGgtctcgggctcgggctcggtcTCGGGCTCGGTCTCGGGCTCCGGCACGGGCACGGGCACTTCCAGCGTCAGCTCCCCCTCCTTCTGGACACTTGGGTCTGGCCCCTCTGGACCAGCGGGAGTCTCCGAGGTGGTGGCAGCGTCAGTCTCGGGAGGTGTCGTGTCCTCCTCAGGGATACAGGGAGATAACCGAATCTCCACGTCTGCGGAAGCGCAGACCACCTCCTCAGCGGGTTCCCTGGCTGGGGGACACGTGCTTTCCAGGGACACTTCGTCCCTCTGGTTTTCACTGTCGGGATTATGGTTTGGGGAAccttcaggcagagagagagactcggGGCAGGGGGCCGGGCCTGACACAGGCTCGGTGACCTCGGGGGTGGCCGGGCGGCTTGAGGGATTATCCCCAAGAAagctctcctccttctcctcagcGCTGGCACTGAGGGCTGGGCAGTGCTGCAGCCGCGCCCGCCTAGCGCGCGCCCCGCCAGGCTGCAGCATGGCGGCTGGCCCCCCGGGCTCTGGGCTTCTGTCCAGTACCGCATCCTGCTGTGCTGAACTGGGGCTCTCTTCTGTGTTGACTCTGGGTAATGACTTCTCCTCGtattcctcttcctctggggTACAGGTCAGATCACTAAGCGATTCAGACTGTGCTCGCTTGCAGgaataaagagaacaaaagacaGCATTATTATGTCGAATATTAGGAAGCCTATGACCTTTCCATTTTGTACAAGATTTAATACGGTTTAAAGGAAGCAGTGTGTCTCTTAAGCTGGCACCTAAGCAGACATTCACACATGGCGTCTCTTCTTAATGCCTTACCCATCTCTTTGGAAACTTGCCGTACAAGTTCAGCTTTCAGCAGAACAGTGGTGGCTATGCCCTGAAAGGAAATAACTGCTTAAGACTCTAgtgactgggggcgcctgggtggctcagtgggttaagcctctgcctttggctcagatcatgatctcagggtcctgggatagagccccacattgggctctctgttcaacagagagcctgctccccccacctctacttttgatctctacttttgttcatttatttgaacatcaaataaataaattaaattaaaaaacgaTTCTAGTGACTGAACTACAAAACCAGCAGATACTGCTCTAAAAATTGAAGCAAAGGGGACCAAATAAGCTGGGGGTCTGCCGTGCTTTGCACTCTAcacctattattttattttctcttgattcATCCCAGTAAGGaaggattatttcctttttgcacTTGAAGAACTGGGAGCTCAGAGAGGGCCACACCTTGGTAAAGATTGAACTTATTAGCTCAGCTGAAAAGCTGGTGCTCTCTCCATGACCCTGTGCAGCCAAGAGCTAGTTTCCCAGCTCAGTGCTCTCTCTCCAGGGATGGGCCCCATGGTGAAGGGCAAACCACATCTTGTAAGGTAACGTCCCAAACCATAGCTGATGGATAAAGTCCAAACTTTACAGCTTAATTAAAAGTCCTATATTCTCTGGTCTTAAATTATTTCTCCCAATCCCTGCTCAGGTCAAGCCGGGCCCGCACTACTGAATATGCCAGCCTCTAGGCCAAGTGACTGGCTAGCTCCTCTGTCCCCACACCTCCAGGGTGTTCTGCCAGCAGCCCCCAAGAACAGTCTCGGATTCCACTCCTATAGGAGGAAGTCTTGCCCCTTCCCTGAAGCTTATGGTGCCCCTCTTTTCCTGAAGCCCTATTGGCTTGACAAACACTGCcttgtattttcttctgaaaagtgTCTGGAATTTAAATTTAGTCCAGCTTCCTTCTTGCCGTACCCAAAGTCAGTTGCTGCTCGCTTAGGAAGGAGACAAGACCAAGGTAGTCATGAATTATTCAAAAATACTATGAGAAAATGACCAAAAGCTTGAGGGTGTTGAggtcactcttaaaaaaaaaaaaaaaaaaaaaagttcaggacaTTAGAAAACACTTCGATcttcttggaaaaaagaaaagttcaggaCAGCAGACCTCCTTTCCTTTATGTTAAGTGTGCAGGAGTGTTTGtgttaggtttttgttgtttgctggtactattttaacatttgttgtttGCTGGTGCCATTTTAACATCTTCCAGCTGGCCTCTGCTTGCTAACAGAACACAGGATAACTAGGGTATTTGCGATAATACCTTAGCTAATTCTCTAATTCTTGCCAAGGGGCACAGCCCTATGCCCCAGGATTGAAAAAAACGAAGATGTGCAAAGAAATCTACAGAAGAATTTTCAAAAGCCGCAGGTTCAAAAGGTGTCACTGGCCTTCTGCTACTACAGGAAATCACTGATGTTGAAACCTGTTTAGGATGTGGGTCACGTTTTAAAACTATCACAACCCTCACAAAAGGAGCAGAAAGCTGAGAAGCAGGCTCAGCTGGGCATATCTCACCTTGAGCCACTGGAGGCTACAAGGAGGTGAGAGTGAAGGGCTGGGCAGGACAAAGGCAGCATGGAGTGTGGACTTGGGACGCTGAACAGAGGCTCTGCAGGGAGCAAAGGGGCTTCTGACTCAGCCTGGGCTCAAGCTCGAGTCCAGCAGGAAGACTGCACTTACCTGCTCCATCTCCACCGCcgctgcccctcccttcctcctctgggccCTCACAGCAGCTTCACACCCTGCAATCCTCTGGAGGAATCGAGAGTGGAGGACCCACTGGTCAGCTGGCACCAAAATGGAGACGGTCATGGCTGCCTGCTCATCAGCCTCCTCTCACCAGAAAGAGTGAGTTTCGGGGCAGCAACTGTGTCATCTCTGGGCAGAGGACACTGCTGAGAAGTATTGTCAGTCTCTAAGACCCTGAACTCGTAGTTGGTAGCTCTGTCAGCCACAACCTGGGGCTACTCATATCATTGTGCTGCTCCCACTAAAAGAGAATTAATATTCCCTGCTCCTGGCACTgctggggtggggatgaggaCTAGCCAGGGGCAAGATGCTGGCGTAAACGTTTAGTTCACAGGCATCTGCTTCCAGCATgtcagagccccacacaggcccTGCTCCTGAGAGCAGGATAAAATGCTGAGATAACAGCCAGCTTTTGTCTTTTGTGTGTTTCTCTTCCCCGACCTCTGCTCTAGTGGGGCAGAAGGATGCAGCCAAATGCACTCTTGGAAGTGTTTTTCCAACTGGTAATAAATATCATGGTCTTAATAGCcaaggttggtttgttttttaactgtgcCAAGATGGAGTTTTTAAGGCAAGAAAAGCCCACCCTGccccttttttttctctagagCTCCAAAGATTCAGAGCCTAGATGGTATCAGGTAGAGGGTTCACCCCCTCTCCCCCATGACGAGCTGGAAGGTGCCTGGCCAGGCTGGACAGCTGTTCTGCCCAAAGGGAGGACAGAATGTGGACAGCGGCAGGAAGAGTCTGAGGGGGTGACTCAGAGAAAGATGCCTGAGTGGGGGCAGCAGTGAAAATGGGGAGGCATAAAGAAACCTCAGATGTTAATGGGGGATCAGAAAAGCGGGGGAAACTTGAACCTCACTGTTCAGTGAAATCGGAAGGAACCCTGACCTCTGCAGAAGTTTCCAGGGTTCCAGGGGGCCACGGCAGCTCAGCCTCACCCTGGGAGCAGAACAGGAATGCAGGAAAGCACCTTGATCCCTGAGAAGGGCCAGGTACCAGGAAAATCTTCATGGTTGGGAGGAGGGACCTTACAACCAAAGGGCAAAGGGTGCTATGAACACTGAAGGACAGAGGCCTCCACCTTAGGGCCCAAGAGTGACACTGGTGACAACTAGCTGGACACCTCTGCCCAGTCAAAAACTGAAGGGTTTTAATCCCTACcaagaagggaaagcagaggaggagggaggataTGTAAATGACAGTGTTTAAATCAAGAAATGTTTCCCCAGAGTGCCTATATCAGAATTTCTGttactctaaaaaagaaaattaaaaaattgggttTGAGGGCTAAGTCAAGCTGAAAAATGGCGAGGTACAGTGCTGTCCAGTGGAGAGCGAGAAAGGATGCTGCATTTCCACCTGGAGGATGAGCCGGGCTTCCCTCTGCCACAAAGTCCTGGCCAGGCTGTGGCTGGCCCTTTGGTTGTGAGGTCCCTCCTCCCAACCATGAAGATTTTCCTGGTACTCTGGCCCCTCTTGGGGATCAGGGTGCTTTTGCCATGGCAAAAGACATCCCCATGGGAATAAAGCCCAGGCTTGAGGCCGGAGGGAGCTGGCTCTGTCCCTGCCCTGTGGCTCCAATCAGCATGAGGACAGGCAGGTTGGTTACTGGTCCCAGCCAAGTCCCACAGCACCAAACCTTTAACTGTAAATGTGTCAGGTGTGCGAGCATTTACACAAGTACCCTAGTGACCAGCTTGCACAAGGACACATTAGCCTGACGGTAACCACAGCTCGCGTCTCCAGTGTTAGTCTCCTCTAAAGTCACCCCTGCTGGCAGGCATTTAAAATGTGCACTGATGTCCTTTCCtagtactaaaaaaaaagtgtgacaataaaaccttttttactagataataaaataatcctcacttgaaaaaaaaatttaaaaaaaattaaaaaaaaaaaaaagcaccttccACATGCCCAAAGGAAAACCTACTATCCTTAGCTGAGCACCTAGCTTGTCTGGGGCTTTTCACCACCCTACAATCTTGtctccagggaaggaaggagagaatgttGGTCTGTGGGCAAGTCTTTCTCAGCAGTGTCATTCTCTGTGGCCAGGCTGGCCGCACACCctgctctcagctcctccagggctGAGACATTGTGGTAACCACTGTGCAGCAGAGAGGGCAACGATCTTATGTGGACCTTGAACGCACTATGAATCCAAAGCACTCCATGAATGAGTTCTTGGCTCTTAGAACTATGAGCCGATGACTACACAGGCAGcatgcctgggggtgggggggggggacttctGTCCTCGCAGGGGCACAAACCCCACACTACTAAGTAGGTCCTTGCCCAAGGCAGGCGTTCGAGCTAGTGTGTCAGCTTATCTGTCATTgttcattccctcattcattcatccgttcAACAAATGTACACTAAATGCCAGCTGTGCAGCTAGCACTGCTCTAGGGGCTGGAcacagggctggggtgagggctCAGGAAGACTGGTaacaggaacacctgggtggctcagttggttaagtgtctaccttgggctcagatcatgatcccgggattctgggatcgagtctcacattgggctccttgctccatggggagcctgcttctctttttgcttctgttccccctgattgtactctctctctgacatataaataaaatctttaaaaacaaaaaacaaaaagacggGCAGTAAATAAGTAAGCACACACATTTACAAACATCACTTCTGTGTGTGGCCAGGGCTACGAAGGAAGGGACTCTACTGGTTGGAAGGTGGGGCTGCTTTCCACAGGGTGGTCAGGTGAGCCTTTCTGGGGAGAGGACCTCCGAGCTGAGACCCAAAGACAGAAGGAGCCAACCAGGAGGAGAGTGTCTTAAGCCGTGGATATAGCAGGCATCAGGCCTGAGGCCAGAAACAGCTCTGCAGGCTACAGTGtgttgagagagagggagagtaagaagAAGTCTGAGAGGTAGGTAGGGCCTGGTTGTTCCAGGCCTGGAGTGCGGACCTTATGCTGACCTTACACTGCCATGGGAAGGCAGGGGCCCCACAGGGCATGATGGCTTCATGGGAGGTGTTGcagaacagatgaacagatggCATGTTTATGCAGGAAAGAGACCTACGTGATGTtcattgaaaaagaagagcaactCCAGCTCCTGCAGATGGTCCCACTGATCATGGGGGTTTCTTACAAGGGGCATATGACCCTGAGAAGAGAGAGGCCAgggttggagggggtgggggtgggggcgaccAGGCCTGTGCAGCCTGCCTCTGCATATAGGAAGAAGCTCCATTACCGAAGACAGCCGCCTCATTTTGCTGGACCGCTGGTTGCGAGGCTTAACCAGGAGCTTGTGCTTAGCTGCAGAGTTGTCCAGGCAGGAGGAGAATTCTGGAGGGTAATCGAAATCAGCCACAGGTGCCATGCTGCTGTCCGAGGTGCGGGGGGAGATGCCAGCATCGCTTGCCTGCCTGGAGAAGAGCTGGTCCGGAGACTGAGGCCgggatgaggaaactaaagagaCCTTCATGGGACAAGGAGCAAGCAGGCCATACGTTAACTTTTCAGTATGAAATGGGTCCAGCCAACATATCAGCTCCCTTCTTATATTGTGCTCAGGCTTCCCACGCCATCTCTGGGCTTTACATGGAGGGACAGACCTACAGTCTCTCAACAGGGAGGACTCTAGGGGACTTCCTTAGAAAGGAGTTTTAAATGTTGGGCCAACCCCTACAAACTTCTCACTCATTTTCATGGCCATGCAGAGAGCCTGCATCCCGGGCAGTCTCGGTGAGACAACTCTGCCTTCCAGGCAGGTACAGGC encodes the following:
- the CRACDL gene encoding uncharacterized protein KIAA1211-like homolog isoform X1 produces the protein MISTRVMDIKLRETAEGLGEDSTGKKKSKFKTFKKFFGKKKRKESTSSTGNSTWKQSQAKSEVIAIESGPVGYDSEDELEESRSALGSRALSHDSIFIPESGQDPPRPVRVFSQENVCDRIKALQLKIQCNVKMGPPPPPGGLPAKRGDDAGMSSEDDGLPRSPPEMSLLPDIGPGTTIKVSLVSSSRPQSPDQLFSRQASDAGISPRTSDSSMAPVADFDYPPEFSSCLDNSAAKHKLLVKPRNQRSSKMRRLSSRAQSESLSDLTCTPEEEEYEEKSLPRVNTEESPSSAQQDAVLDRSPEPGGPAAMLQPGGARARRARLQHCPALSASAEEKEESFLGDNPSSRPATPEVTEPVSGPAPCPESLSLPEGSPNHNPDSENQRDEVSLESTCPPAREPAEEVVCASADVEIRLSPCIPEEDTTPPETDAATTSETPAGPEGPDPSVQKEGELTLEVPVPVPEPETEPETEPEPETEGAAKGSPEAPAPSPPAPKSCLKHKAPAVSAGPSAPPACESPAEEPAPRPQDGDAAPAEQPRAERAEAPQGGPERLAPERKVERGGSELRAVKFSVSSGRAWPRSGGARVLERGGPAGPSAGRLPLVKSSLVWRSEAALDDLRPAPEPHGGKPATAGGSGASRDSGDTAAGPGRTPRDAPEDPCPVAREPPSGDNRGPFPVKLRSTSLSFKHREASSVEVRGVKRYSAEIRLEKGGLALLPKDEKCPAAKAPSPRGARSPHEPGKAKARPSEPLSAKPPLPRKPLLHSRPLQPPDTGPGEHAKVVPPSDSRRDSRMAETRSTHRAAEKGPPPAAEGQPAPPWITIARQKRRGTSDQPPNQEDKPGARTLKSEIGKQAKAPERAQEPMKPADFIRSKSFLVAPAKPSGDRRQGTKLCLQEGLQRGISLSHQNLAAQSAVMTEKELHQLKRASYASADQPSWMELARKKSQAWSDMPQIIK
- the CRACDL gene encoding uncharacterized protein KIAA1211-like homolog isoform X2: MISTRVMDIKLRETAEGLGEDSTGKKKSKFKTFKKFFGKKKRKESTSSTGNSTWKQSQAKSEVIAIESGPVGYDSEDELEESRSALGSRALSHDSIFIPESGQDPPRPVRVFSQENVCDRIKALQLKIQCNVKMGPPPPPGGLPAKRGDDAGMSSEDDGLPRSPPEMSLLPDIGPGTTIKVSLVSSSRPQSPDQLFSRQASDAGISPRTSDSSMAPVADFDYPPEFSSCLDNSAAKHKLLVKPRNQRSSKMRRLSSRAQSESLSDLTCTPEEEEYEEKSLPRVNTEESPSSAQQDAVLDRSPEPGGPAAMLQPGGARARRARLQHCPALSASAEEKEESFLGDNPSSRPATPEVTEPVSGPAPCPESLSLPEGSPNHNPDSENQRDEVSLESTCPPAREPAEEVVCASADVEIRLSPCIPEEDTTPPETDAATTSETPAGPEGPDPSVQKEGELTLEVPVPVPEPETEPETEPEPETEGAAKGSPEAPAPSPPAPKSCLKHKAPAVSAGPSAPPACESPAEEPAPRPQDGDAAPAEQPRAERAEAPQGGPERLAPERKVERGGSELRAVKFSVSSGRAWPRSGGARVLERGGPAGPSAGRLPLVKSSLVWRSEAALDDLRPAPEPHGGKPATAGGSGASRDSGDTAAGPGRTPRDAPEDPCPVAREPPSGDNRGPFPVKLRSTSLSFKHREASSVEVRGVKRYSAEIRLEKGGLALLPKDEKCPAAKAPSPRGARSPHEPGKAKARPSEPLSAKPPLPRKPLLHSRPLQPPDTGPGEHAKVVPPSDSRRDSRMAETRSTHRAAEKGPPPAAEGQPAPPWITIARQKRRGTSDQPPNQEDKPGARTLKSEIGKQAKAPERAQEPMKPADFIRSKSFLVAPAKPSGDRRQGTKLCLQEGLQRGISLSHQNLAQSAVMTEKELHQLKRASYASADQPSWMELARKKSQAWSDMPQIIK